Within the Hydrogenispora ethanolica genome, the region TGAAGATGGAAGATTCGCTGCGGACCCAGATACCGATCATCAAGGAGTTGCTGGAACGGCTAAAGATCAGGGTTTACGAGCATCCGGGATACGAAGCGGACGATATCATCGGCACCATGGCCAAAAAAGCGGCCCGCCAAGGGTTGCAGGTCGAGATCGTCACCGGCGACCGGGACTCCTTTCAACTGGTGGAACCGGGGATTACCGTCCGCTACACCAAAAAAGGGATCACCGAGATCGACCGGGTGGATGAAGCATTTGTGCAGCGGCGGTATCAATTGCAACCGGCCCAATTGATCGATCTCAAGGGGCTGATGGGCGACGCTTCCGACAATATTCCCGGCGTACCCGGGTTCGGAGAAAAGACCGCCCTGAAATATCTCGCCGAATACGCCACCATCGACGGGCTCTATCAGAATTTGGAGCGGGTCGCCCGGCAGCGGGACCGCCAATTGCTGACCGAATATAAGGATCAGGCCTATCTAAGCCGCCGTCTGGCGACGATCGTCACCGATCTGGATCTGGGAATCGCTCTGGCCGACTGCCGTTATCCGGGCTACTCCAACCAGGAGTTGCTCGAGTTCTGCCAGACGTACCAATTCCGGACCCTGGTGAAGAAACTGGGCAGCGAGGAGCAGGCTGAGACCGTCGCTCAACACCGGAGCATCGAGTTTGAAGTGACCATCCTCGACGCCGGGGAGCTGGGACCGCTCGTTGCCCAGGCTTTGGAGGCCGGAAGCATCATCCTGCAGTTTTTAACCGCCGTAGCCAACTGGTCCCTGGTCCGCTGGCTGGGGGTGGGTATCGGCGTGGGCGACCGGAATTATTTCTATCCGCTCCGGCCGGATCAGGAGTTGCCGGAGCCGCTGCAGCGGCTGTTGGCGGATCCGAACCTGCGCAAGACCGGCCACGATCTGAAAAAACAGCTGCAAATAGCAGCCCATCACCAGCTGGCGCTGGCGGGACCCCTGGAGGATGTGTTGATCCAAGGTTATCTGGCCAATGCCGGCGTGGGCGGCATGGAGCTTGAAAATTTAAGTGAGATCTACCTCCATGCGACGGTAAAGACCTGGCAAAATGACCGGGGCACCAAATTCCCCGTCTTCAGCCTGCCGGAGGAACTCTCGCGGGAGGTGCTGTCGGAATTGGCCGGCAGCCGCATGACGGCCATCCGCCGGCTGCGGCAGGAACTTCCCGTTCTGCTGGAAGAGATGGGCCTCGCGAAACTTTATCAAGAAGTGGAGCAGCCGCTGATCGCCACCCTTTTCGCGATGGAACGGGCCGGCATCCGGGTCGATCCGGAACCGCTCCGCAGCTTCGGAAGTCTTTTGAAGACGCGCCAGGTCGAGTTGGAGCGGGAAATCTACGATTCGGTGGGAGCGGAATTCAATATCGGTTCTCCCAAGCAGTTGGGAGCGATCCTCTACGAAAAATTGGGGTTGAAGCCTCCGAAGAAGACCAAGACCGGTTATTCCACCGATGCCGAGGCCCTCGAGAATCTGGCCGAACAGCATCCGGTCATCCCGTTGATCCTGGAATACCGGCAAAATCTCAAATTGCAATCGACCTACATCGATTCGCTGATTGGGCTGATCAATCCCAAAACCGGCCGGGTCCACACCACGTTCAATCAGGCGGTGACGACCACCGGCCGGTTGAGCAGCACCGATCCCAATCTCCAGAACATCCCGATCCGTACCGAAGAAGGACGTCTGATCCGCCGGGCTTTTTTGCCGGCGCAGGGTTCCGTCTTGCTGGCGGCGGACTATTCCCAAATCGAGTTGCGGGTCATGGCCCATTTTTCGAAGGATCCCGGTTTCATGGAAGCCTTCCTCAAGGGCGAGGACATCCATAAATTTACCGCGGCCGCGGTAAACGGCGTCGCCGTGGCCGAGGTTACCCGGACCATGCGCGATCAGGCCAAGGCGGTAAATTTCGGAATCATCTATGGAATCAGCGGCTTCGGGCTGGCAAAGAATATCGGGGTCGGCCGGAAAGAGGCCGATCAATTCATTCGCGCCTATTTTGAGAAGTATCCCGGCGTCCAGGCCTATGTGGAGCAGTTGATCGAAACCGCCCGGGAGGCCGGAGAAGCCCGGACCCTTTTCGGCCGGGTCCGCAAATTGCCCGATCTCCATTCCCGGAATTTCACCCAACGCTCCTTCGCGGAACGGATGGCTCGCAATACCCCGATTCAAGGAACGGCCGCCGATATTATCAAATTGGCCATGGTCCGGATCGAACGCCGCTTATCCGAGCGGCCGGAATTGGGTAAAATGTTGTTGCAGGTCCACGACGAATTGGTCTTCGAAGTCCCGGAAGCGTCCTGGCGGGAGCTGGCCCGTCTGGTGAAGCAAGAGATGGAAGGCGCCGTGGAGCTGAGCGTGCCCCTGGTGATCGATGTCAAGGTCGGCCCGAACTGGGGCGAAATGAGCACCATGAAACTGGAGGATTGACCATGCCGGAATTGCCGGAAGTTGAGAGTATACGGCTGACCATCGCGCCCAAACTAACGGGACGGACCATCCTTTCGGGAAAGGTCCATCATCCAAAATTGGTCCAAAATATCAGCACCGTAGAGTTTCTCCGGGAAATTCAGGGGAAGGAAATCGTGGGGCTGGACCGGCGCGGCAAATACCTGTTGCTGAGGCTGGCCGGGGAGATGACGCTATCGATTCACCTGCGGATGACCGGCCAATTGACGGTGGCTCCCGGCGGGGAACCTCCGGCCGATGCCACGTATCTGCAATTGGTTTTGGACAATGGGACGGAACTTCGTTTTCGGGATCAGCGGAAATTCGGGCGCGTGGCGCTCTTTCCCAGCGCTGCGATTCCCGCCAATCTGGCGCGACTGGGACCCGAACCGTTGGATGATTCCTTCACCGTGGCAGTCTTCGAGAAGCAGCTGGCCCGGCGCAAACTGGCGGTCAAAAAAGCGCTGCTGGATCAGAGCATTATTGCCGGAGTGGGAAACATCTATGCGGATGAGGCCCTTTTTGTGGCGGGAATCCACCCGGCCCGTTCGCTCGATACGCTCACCGAAGCAGAGCTGGTCAAGTTACATGGGGCGATCCGGCAAGTCTTGGCGGAAGGGATCGAGTATCGGGGAACTACCAAACGGGATTACCGGGACGGCGAAGGCAATCCCGGAGGTTATCAGGATCGTTTGCGGGTCTATGGACGCAAGGGCCAACCCTGTCCGATCTGCCAGGCGCCGATCGCCAAGATGATCTTTGGCGGACGGGGGACCCATTTTTGTCCGTTATGCCAAAGCTGAAGCATGGAAGCGAGGTGGACACGATCCTTGCCATCGGACTGACCGGCGGCATCGCTACCGGTAAATCTACGGTTTGCCGGATCCTGACCGATCTCGGGATCCCGGTGATTGACTCCGATTCGCTGGCTCATCAAGCCATGGAGCCGGGAACGGCCGGTTATGAAACGATTGTTTCCCGGTTCGGGCGGGAAATTCTTCATCCGGATGGTACGGTCGACCGCAAGGCCTTGGGAGCGATCGTCTTTGCCGATCCCGCGGCTCGCCAGGCGTTGGAACAGATCATTCATCCGCTGGTGATCGCGGAGATCGAGGGACGGCTTCAAGCCGCCCGCGAGCGGGGGGAACGTTTGGTCGTCGTGGAAGTGCCGCTGCTTTTTGAAGCCGGAATGGCCGAACTGTTCGATCAAGTTTGGGTCGTCAGCACGGCTGCGGCGGTACAGCGGGAGCGTCTGCACCACCGGAACGGATTCACCGCCGAACACGCGGAGCGGCGCATCGCCGCCCAAATTCCCCTCTCCGATAAGGAAGGAAAAGCCGATCGAATTATTAATAATAATAAAGGATTTTCCGAGCTCAAGAGCGAAGTTTTGAAGGCATTGCAGTCATTGGAGTGATAAGTGGGTGGGTAAGCCCCGGGTCCTGTTGTTCGTCGCTATCCTGTTGCTGCTGTTCCTCCATAAGCCGTTATTACGGAATTATTTTATCCTGGAACAGCGGGAATTGATCATAGACTATAGCCGGATTCATCAATTGAACCCGGCCCTGGTAAGCGCGATGGTCTTTGTGGAGAGTGGTTTCAATCCCGAAGCGGAATCCCATAAAGGCGCGGTGGGATTGATGCAAGTGATGCCGGCCACCGGTCAGTGGGTAGCCCAACAGTTGGTGTGGCGGGACTTCACCGTCACCGATCTGAAAGATCCCGCCAAAAACCTGCGGATCGGCATCTGGTACCTGGCCTACCTCAAACGGAACTTCAGGCAGAATGACAATCTGGCGCTCGCTTCCTACAATGCCGGTTCAAGTTACGTATCCAGCTGGATCGAGCGCGGCGTCTGGAATGGCGATATGGTCAAAGTCGAACAGATACCCTTCCCGGAAACCAAGAAATACCTTATTAAAGTGGCGGTGCTCAAAAAAGTCTACCGTTATTTATATCCCGAGCTGGATTCATAAGGGATGTTGAAACTGAGGCGTAAAACCCGCTTTGTGAAGCGGAACTCATCGGTTCTGGTTATCGTCCCACTGACAACCAGAATTTTTTGTTGATTTTTGGAGGTAACATGGCGAAATTAGGAGTTGTTTCACTCGGTTGTTCAAAGAATCTGGTCGATACCGAGGTCATGCTGGGCCAGCTCATCGGAGCCGGCTGGGAATTGACACACGATTTGCGGGAAGCGCAATTGATCCTCATTAATACCTGTGGTTTCATCGGTCCCGCCAAAGAGGAATCCATCCGCCACATTCTGGAGGCCGTGCAGTATAAAGCAACGGATCGCGGAGTCTGTTCAAAAGTGGTGGTCACCGGATGTTTGGTCCAACGCTATGCGGCGGAACTTCGCCAAGAAATTCCGGAGGTCGATCTATGGATCAGTCTGGGCGAGATCGGCGAATTGGCCCAACTGGTGGAGAATGGCCCGGGACACGAGCCCGATCTGGACAGGCAGCCGTTTTTAAACGACCGGAATTTACGGCGGTTTCAAGCGACAGTGCCGCACCTGGCCTATGTGAAGATCGCGGAAGGCTGCAATCATCGCTGTTCCTATTGCGCCATCCCATTGATCAAGGGAAAGTTCCGCAGCCGCAATCCCGAGGCTGTGCTTGAGGAGGTCAAAAGCCTGGTCCAGGCCGGTGTGCGGGAGATCAACCTGATCGCCCAGGATATCACGATGTATGGCGTAGACCTTCAACCCAGGACCAACTTGACCGAACTGCTCAAAAAACTGATTGACCAGGCCGGCCCGGCGTGGATCCGCCTGCTTTACGCCTACCCTTCGGGAATCACTCCGGAGTTGCTGCGGTTGATGGCGGAGCAGCCGTCCGTCTGCAATTACCTCGATCTGCCGATTCAACATATCAATGGCAGGATCTTAAAATTAATGAACCGCCATGATTCGCCGGAATTGATTAAAGAGCGACTGGCTGAGATTCGCGCCGCTCTCCCCGGGGTTGTCTTGCGGACCAGTCTGATTGTGGGCCTACCCACTGAGACCGCGGCGGAGTTCGAGGAACTCCGCCAGTTCGTGGCGGAAGGTTTTTTTCAACAGCTGGGCGTTTTCGCTTATAGCCGAGAAGAAGGGACTGCGGCGTATTCGTTGAAACCCCAAATCAGCGCGAAAGAGAAAGAGCGGCGCCGGCAGCTCATTATGGAGGAGCAACGGGAAGTGACTGCCCGTTTCCTTGAGAAACAGGTAGGAACCAGGCAAATCATCCTGGTCGACCAGGCGCAAGACGGCCGGGGCATCGGCCGGACAGCGGGTTTTGCACCGGAAGTGGATGGCGTCGTCAGCATCGCCGGAATGCCGGGGAGTGCCGGCCGTTTCATTCTGGGGGAGATCACCGGCTATGAAGGATATAATTTGAATGCAAAATATTTAACAGAGGGCTGACAGGATTTTTTTGAAAGACGCCGAATCAGTTCATGACGGAGGAAAAACCATGAGTCTCGCCAACTGGATTACCGCATTACGGATCATCTTAGCCCTAGTTTGTGTCGGCATTCTTTTTTGGAATATTCCAGGGCGTGACTTGCTGGCGGCGATTATCTTCATCATTGCCGGACTCACCGATGGACTCGACGGTTATGCCGCCCGGATCCGCAAGGAGATTACCTCGTTCGGGAAATCGTTTGATCCGTTCGCCGATAAGGTGCTGATTATCTTGACTCTGGTGGTGCTGGCCAATCTCAAACGGGTTCCCTGGCCGGCGGTCTGGATCATCATTCTCCGGGAAGTGATGATTACGATTTTACGCCACTTTGCCGGCAAGAAAGGTTTGGCCATCGCCGCCTCGCCCTGGGGCAAGCTGAAAACCTTCGTACAGATCGTGGCCATTGCCTTAATCATGCTGAAAATACCGTACAGTTTATACTTCTTGTGGCTGGCCGTATTGTTGACGATCTGCTCGGGACTGGATTATCTTTGGCGCTGGCGTGGCGCTTTTGGAATGGTTGATAAAAACCGCTGACCGGGTCAGCGGTTTTTTAATCGGTATCAAACCGCCCGCATCGACCATTAGCATCGGCTTTGGAATTCAGCCAGGGCTTGCGCCAACTTTTCGACCTCGTGCAGTTGATTATAGCAGCCGAAACTGACCCGCACCAGGCCGGGGACCAGTTGAGGCTGGTGATTGATGATTTTTTTTTGGGCACTGTAGATTGCCGTCGGCGTCAAGTTTAAAAGCCGTTGAACATAGCTGCGGGCGCAAAAACACCCGCTCCGTACGCCAATCCCCCACTCTTCGGCCAGGTATTGGGCCACCTCCAGATGATGATGCCCCGCGACATTGAAGCTGATTACGCCAACCCGGTTATCGGGATCGGGATTATAAAGCGTCACGTCGGGCAATTCCCGCAATATCTCGAGCGTTCGCCGGATCAGTATTTTCTCGTTTTCGATGATGGAATCCCAGCCGATCTCCCGGAATACTTTCAGGGCTTCAGCCAAAGCCACCGCTCCCAAGACATTGGGAGAGCCGGCCTCTTCTACATCCGGCGGCTCGGACCAGACCACACCGGCCGGTCCGATCCCCTGGACCGTTCCTCCGCCGACCTGACTGGGCGGAGTATGCCGGAAAATCTCCCGCGGACCGATGAGCACGCCTACTCCAAACGGCGCATACATTTTATGTGCCGAAAAGGCGACGAAGTCCAGATGGCGCGGATCGGAAGGCGGCAAAACGTCGATGGGATGATGCGCCGCCAGTTGGGCCGCGTCGACCAGGATCTTCGCTCCGGCGCGATGGGCAATCTCAGCCAGCGTGTAGATGGGAGGAATATACCCGGTAACATTGGAAGCGCCGCTGACGGCGAGCAGCTTAATCCGGCCGGCGTTCGCCTGAAAGTAGCTTTCCGTTTCCGCCAGGTTGATTTGGTATCCATCCAAACCAATACAATAGCTGTCCTTGGATGCCCAGGGCAATTCGTTGGAGTGGTGTTCGACTCCGGTGTACACCACCTGCTCCCCGGATAGAAAGGGCAGGTAGTGGCTGAGTTTGTTCAGCGAATCGGTGGTGTTTTTGGTAAATATGACCACATCATGGTCGAAATCTACGCCAACAAACTTGCCGACGCTCTGCCGTGCCGCTTCATAAAGCTGGGTTGAATATTGCGATTTGTACCCCGCGCCCCGATGGACGCTCGCATACCAACGCGCCTCCCTGCATAACGCCTCCATGACTCTGGTAAAAGGGGGAGTGCTGGCGGCATTATCAAAGTTAATGTAGGGAGTCGGTCCTCTGCGGGTGGGAACTTCTTGCGAATGGCCATAAATTAAATTTGTCGGTTCCAACAAGTGACGCACCTCTTTCCCATTGTATGGGAGAGAGGGACTTTTGGCTACTTGTGAAGTGAATCGATCGTTTGATTCAGCGCTTTACTCTGTTCGAGGCTGGAGAAGGGCAGACGTTCAATGATCAAGCGGCCGCCATCCAGCCGCGCCGTAAAATGCGCTCCCGGCTTCAGCCCCAGGTCGGAAACGATCGTTTCCGGCAGAGTGAGCTGATTGGCGGCATTCATTTCCATGATATATTCCATGGATGGGTCACCTCCTCAAAGATAATGGCTATTCATAGTCTCTGTCCGGGCCGCCTCTTTTACTACGAAGAAGCTTCATTCCTCCAAAAATAATTCTGGATACACTAGGCGGCGGATGCCAAAATAAATGATGGAGGGCATGCTAACGTACTTTTTTGTTGCCCGATGATTCTTAGCTTTTAAAAGCGTTGTGATAAACCCTGTCCGAAGGCCAGGGTGAACACAAAAGCTCAGAAAAGCAAGGGATAAAGTCGTTTTTGAGTCCACTGAAAGCATGATTTCCGAATCACATGGCTTTTAAAAAGCCTTCATTTTGAGAATCGAATCGTATTTTTCGATTTAAAGCTACCGGCGCGCGGTGGTCCGCTGGAACTATTGGTAGTAAACATGAAATATTCCAATCATTAATCGTTTTTAAACCGCCTATAGCTGGGCAAATTATTCTCAGACCGATAAGAAAGGGGGGTTAATCAAATGGGTACTGGTCAAAAGCGGAATTCGCTCGTTGTTAAAGAGGCTGCTAACGCGCTTCACAACATGAAGTACGAGATCTCCAAGGAGTTGAATATCGACACCACTCCGATCGTTGGAGATTACTGGGGGTATATGACCTCGCGGGACTGCGGCGCAGTCGGAGGGCATATGGTAAAACGGATGATTGAAGCGGCTGAACGTTCCATCGCCGAGCAGGCGTTCTCCAACGTTCAATCGGGCTTCAAAGCCGGCTTACAGGCTGGAGGTTTCCAGCAACAGCAGGATAAAGTCCCAAGCAATCCTTCCCTCAATCTCAACAGCTTAGATAAGATCTATTAATCCAATCCATACTTACCCAAACCGCTCGGATCCTCCGGGCGGTTTTTTTAATGGATCGACGGATGGAAGCGTATATTTAAATGAACGGATTCGCGGGAACAAACGAATCTGTTTTGAGGCAAGAAGGAATTTGGGGCTGGGAAGCGAAATAGCCAACAATCAATGGAAGGAGGTTCTGGAATGGAACAAGCGGAAATTGGGATCTTTGGCGGGTCCGGCTTTTATTCACTGCTCGATAATGTTCACGAGGTTGCGGTCCATACTCCTTATGGCGCGCCCAGTGATAAACTGGCGGTGGCGGAAATTGCCGGCCGCAAGGTGGCTTTCCTGCCGCGTCACGGCAAAAACCACCAACTGCCGCCCCATATGATTAACTACCGGGCCAACCTTTGGGCAATGAAAGAATTGGGAGTGACCCGGATTATCGGGCCGTGTGCTGCGGGCAGCCTGCAAGCGGATGTCAAACCGGGCGATTTTGTCGTGGTCGACCAGTTTGTCAACAGGACTTGGGGCCGGAACGATACTTTTTTTGACGGCCCCATCACCACTCACATGAGCGCGGCCGAGCCGTATTGTTCGGAATTGCGCCGCTTGGCGATAGCCTGCGCCAAGCGACAGGGGATTACCGT harbors:
- a CDS encoding aminotransferase class V-fold PLP-dependent enzyme; protein product: MLEPTNLIYGHSQEVPTRRGPTPYINFDNAASTPPFTRVMEALCREARWYASVHRGAGYKSQYSTQLYEAARQSVGKFVGVDFDHDVVIFTKNTTDSLNKLSHYLPFLSGEQVVYTGVEHHSNELPWASKDSYCIGLDGYQINLAETESYFQANAGRIKLLAVSGASNVTGYIPPIYTLAEIAHRAGAKILVDAAQLAAHHPIDVLPPSDPRHLDFVAFSAHKMYAPFGVGVLIGPREIFRHTPPSQVGGGTVQGIGPAGVVWSEPPDVEEAGSPNVLGAVALAEALKVFREIGWDSIIENEKILIRRTLEILRELPDVTLYNPDPDNRVGVISFNVAGHHHLEVAQYLAEEWGIGVRSGCFCARSYVQRLLNLTPTAIYSAQKKIINHQPQLVPGLVRVSFGCYNQLHEVEKLAQALAEFQSRC
- the rimO gene encoding 30S ribosomal protein S12 methylthiotransferase RimO, whose amino-acid sequence is MAKLGVVSLGCSKNLVDTEVMLGQLIGAGWELTHDLREAQLILINTCGFIGPAKEESIRHILEAVQYKATDRGVCSKVVVTGCLVQRYAAELRQEIPEVDLWISLGEIGELAQLVENGPGHEPDLDRQPFLNDRNLRRFQATVPHLAYVKIAEGCNHRCSYCAIPLIKGKFRSRNPEAVLEEVKSLVQAGVREINLIAQDITMYGVDLQPRTNLTELLKKLIDQAGPAWIRLLYAYPSGITPELLRLMAEQPSVCNYLDLPIQHINGRILKLMNRHDSPELIKERLAEIRAALPGVVLRTSLIVGLPTETAAEFEELRQFVAEGFFQQLGVFAYSREEGTAAYSLKPQISAKEKERRRQLIMEEQREVTARFLEKQVGTRQIILVDQAQDGRGIGRTAGFAPEVDGVVSIAGMPGSAGRFILGEITGYEGYNLNAKYLTEG
- the polA gene encoding DNA polymerase I, producing the protein MEGKLVIIDTYSLANRAFFALPPLATSDGLVTNAVYGMAMMLLRLLEETKPDYFLAAMDAGVPTFRHQEYDAYKGQRLKMEDSLRTQIPIIKELLERLKIRVYEHPGYEADDIIGTMAKKAARQGLQVEIVTGDRDSFQLVEPGITVRYTKKGITEIDRVDEAFVQRRYQLQPAQLIDLKGLMGDASDNIPGVPGFGEKTALKYLAEYATIDGLYQNLERVARQRDRQLLTEYKDQAYLSRRLATIVTDLDLGIALADCRYPGYSNQELLEFCQTYQFRTLVKKLGSEEQAETVAQHRSIEFEVTILDAGELGPLVAQALEAGSIILQFLTAVANWSLVRWLGVGIGVGDRNYFYPLRPDQELPEPLQRLLADPNLRKTGHDLKKQLQIAAHHQLALAGPLEDVLIQGYLANAGVGGMELENLSEIYLHATVKTWQNDRGTKFPVFSLPEELSREVLSELAGSRMTAIRRLRQELPVLLEEMGLAKLYQEVEQPLIATLFAMERAGIRVDPEPLRSFGSLLKTRQVELEREIYDSVGAEFNIGSPKQLGAILYEKLGLKPPKKTKTGYSTDAEALENLAEQHPVIPLILEYRQNLKLQSTYIDSLIGLINPKTGRVHTTFNQAVTTTGRLSSTDPNLQNIPIRTEEGRLIRRAFLPAQGSVLLAADYSQIELRVMAHFSKDPGFMEAFLKGEDIHKFTAAAVNGVAVAEVTRTMRDQAKAVNFGIIYGISGFGLAKNIGVGRKEADQFIRAYFEKYPGVQAYVEQLIETAREAGEARTLFGRVRKLPDLHSRNFTQRSFAERMARNTPIQGTAADIIKLAMVRIERRLSERPELGKMLLQVHDELVFEVPEASWRELARLVKQEMEGAVELSVPLVIDVKVGPNWGEMSTMKLED
- the coaE gene encoding dephospho-CoA kinase (Dephospho-CoA kinase (CoaE) performs the final step in coenzyme A biosynthesis.); translated protein: MPKLKHGSEVDTILAIGLTGGIATGKSTVCRILTDLGIPVIDSDSLAHQAMEPGTAGYETIVSRFGREILHPDGTVDRKALGAIVFADPAARQALEQIIHPLVIAEIEGRLQAARERGERLVVVEVPLLFEAGMAELFDQVWVVSTAAAVQRERLHHRNGFTAEHAERRIAAQIPLSDKEGKADRIINNNKGFSELKSEVLKALQSLE
- a CDS encoding AbrB/MazE/SpoVT family DNA-binding domain-containing protein; its protein translation is MEYIMEMNAANQLTLPETIVSDLGLKPGAHFTARLDGGRLIIERLPFSSLEQSKALNQTIDSLHK
- the mutM gene encoding DNA-formamidopyrimidine glycosylase: MPELPEVESIRLTIAPKLTGRTILSGKVHHPKLVQNISTVEFLREIQGKEIVGLDRRGKYLLLRLAGEMTLSIHLRMTGQLTVAPGGEPPADATYLQLVLDNGTELRFRDQRKFGRVALFPSAAIPANLARLGPEPLDDSFTVAVFEKQLARRKLAVKKALLDQSIIAGVGNIYADEALFVAGIHPARSLDTLTEAELVKLHGAIRQVLAEGIEYRGTTKRDYRDGEGNPGGYQDRLRVYGRKGQPCPICQAPIAKMIFGGRGTHFCPLCQS
- a CDS encoding lytic transglycosylase domain-containing protein; this encodes MGKPRVLLFVAILLLLFLHKPLLRNYFILEQRELIIDYSRIHQLNPALVSAMVFVESGFNPEAESHKGAVGLMQVMPATGQWVAQQLVWRDFTVTDLKDPAKNLRIGIWYLAYLKRNFRQNDNLALASYNAGSSYVSSWIERGVWNGDMVKVEQIPFPETKKYLIKVAVLKKVYRYLYPELDS
- a CDS encoding S-methyl-5'-thioadenosine phosphorylase — translated: MEQAEIGIFGGSGFYSLLDNVHEVAVHTPYGAPSDKLAVAEIAGRKVAFLPRHGKNHQLPPHMINYRANLWAMKELGVTRIIGPCAAGSLQADVKPGDFVVVDQFVNRTWGRNDTFFDGPITTHMSAAEPYCSELRRLAIACAKRQGITVHEQGTVVVIQGPRFSTKAESREYSKNGWEVINMTQYPEGWLARELGICYVNIALITDYDVGLEGHPEIQPVSHQEVLKVFNDNNERLRNLLFAMIEEIPPVKHCECKSDLF
- the pgsA gene encoding CDP-diacylglycerol--glycerol-3-phosphate 3-phosphatidyltransferase, encoding MSLANWITALRIILALVCVGILFWNIPGRDLLAAIIFIIAGLTDGLDGYAARIRKEITSFGKSFDPFADKVLIILTLVVLANLKRVPWPAVWIIILREVMITILRHFAGKKGLAIAASPWGKLKTFVQIVAIALIMLKIPYSLYFLWLAVLLTICSGLDYLWRWRGAFGMVDKNR